TGGTCGGACGGCCGATCGATCGCCACGGTAGGGCACCGTGACCGGTCATGAGAAGGAAGAGACCGGAGCTACCCGACGTGTTCGTCGGGCGCGACGCGGTGCGCGACGGCGCTCTCACCGCTGCGGACCTGCGGGGGCCGCGGGTGCGCCGACTGTTCCGCGGCGTCTACTGCCCGACCGGTGTGCGAGTCAGCCACGAATTGCGTTGTCGAGCCGCCGCCCTCACCGGGGAGGGTGCGCTGGTGCTCACCGGCCGGTCAGCGGCAGCCGTGCGCGGTGTCGACCTGGCATCGGCGTCGGACCCGGTGGACGTGATCGCGCTACCGAACTGCCGGGTCAACCGGCGCCCCGGGTTGAACGTTCGGCGTGTGGCGATCGACGCCGGCGACTACCACCCGTGGGAGCAGATCGCGATCGCTAGCCCCGAACGAATGACGTTCGATGTGCTCTCGACGGGGCCGCTGCTTCGCGCGGTCGCCGACGTCGACCGAATCCTGCGAGCGAAGCTCACGACCCAGGGCCGCATGGCGTCGTATCTCGAGGGACGCCACGACCACGGGATCGTGCGGGCACGGGAGGCGCTCGCGCTCGTCGATCCGCGCGCCGAGTCGCCGCCGGAATCCGAACTCCGGGTGCGATTGCATCTCGCGGGTCTGCGTCCGGAGCCGCAACTGTGCATCTACGCGGACGGCAAGTTCGTTGCCCGGGTCGATTTCGGGTTCGAGGCGGAACGGCTGGCCGTCGAGTACGACGGTCAGTGGCACGGGCAGCGGTCGGCGCTGGCGAGGGACCGGGTCCGTCAGAACGCGCTCCGGAAGGCCGGCTGGCAGATCCATTTCGTCACCAAGGACATGATGGCGAATCCGGACGCGGTGATCGACGAGATCCACGGCGCCGTGCTGCGCGCACGGAGCACACGACCCCGCCACCTCTGATCCGTCGCGACAAGTGCGCAGAACGTGGGATCCCGCGCCCCGTCCAGCGCTAAGTGCGCAAAACGCGGGAACCAGCGCCCCGTCCCCGCGCTAAGTGCGCAAAACGCGGGAACGGGGCCCGGGAATCCGCGACAAGTGCGCGAAACGGGGGAGCGGAGTCAGCGCGGCCGGCGCAGGCCCAGCCGTGCCGCGGAGGTGCGTCGGTGGCCGTTGGGGGAGCGGCGGATGGCGCGCCGTTCGGACGGTTTGATGTCCCAGGTTTCGGGGCG
This genomic stretch from Prescottella soli harbors:
- a CDS encoding endonuclease domain-containing protein; translated protein: MRRKRPELPDVFVGRDAVRDGALTAADLRGPRVRRLFRGVYCPTGVRVSHELRCRAAALTGEGALVLTGRSAAAVRGVDLASASDPVDVIALPNCRVNRRPGLNVRRVAIDAGDYHPWEQIAIASPERMTFDVLSTGPLLRAVADVDRILRAKLTTQGRMASYLEGRHDHGIVRAREALALVDPRAESPPESELRVRLHLAGLRPEPQLCIYADGKFVARVDFGFEAERLAVEYDGQWHGQRSALARDRVRQNALRKAGWQIHFVTKDMMANPDAVIDEIHGAVLRARSTRPRHL